The genome window ATTGGATTGAAAGAGGTGTGAAATGATTTACGACATGCGAATTTACGACTTGCAGCCCGGCTCCGTGCCGCAGTATATGAAGGCGGTGGAAGAGGTCGCCATCAAGATACGCGACGACTATGGTGTGAAGCTCGCTGGCTGGTACTACACGGACATCGGTCCACTGAACCGCATCGTGCACATCTGGGCGTACGAAGACTACACACACTTCGAGAAGGCGCGCGACCAGGTGCGCTCCGACCCGCGCTGGGAGGGCGAATACATGCCGCGCGTGCGTGGCTTGGCAATCCGCCAGCAAGACATGATGATGCAGGGCGCGGACTTCTTCCCGGGGCCGCAATAAGTGCAGCAGGTCAACCTGAAATTGAGCATGGCATGATGTACTGCCGTCTCAAGTCCCTTCCGCCTGTGGTGATCCTGTGGGGAAGGGACAAACGACGCCCGACACTAGCGCGCGGACACGCTACGACGGCAGGTACTCGCGGTTGACTTTCGCGATGTAGCTGAAGGTGGGGTTGACGAATTGGGTGCAGCGGGCTTCTAGCACTTGTCCAAGGAACAGGTACGCCTCGCCGCGTGTGAAGCCGTAGTCGTGCTGCAGCCACAGGATCATCTCGGACAGCGCCATGCGGAAGGCGTCCTCGGCTGGGCGCGCCATCGCGGTGGTCATTATGTGCGTGTCGTTGGTGATGCGCGGCCAGGTCATCGCCGCGGGCAGCGGCACAAGCTCACAGCGTAACCGGACTCTGCCGCCCGTCTCGATGCCGCCTGCGCCGCATATTTCACCGTCGCCCTGTCGCGCGTGCATATCGCCTACATGCAGCAGCGCGCCGGGCACGTTTACCGGCAGCCACACGGACGCGCCGGTCGTAACCTCTTGGATGTCGAAGTTGCCACCCCACTCGCCTGCCCACGCATTCGTCCAGCGCGTGTGCTTTGGCGCGACTGCGACGCAGCCCAGCATCGGCGCGATGGGAATCTGCAGCGTGTCGTTCCACAAGATATTGCCGTCGCGAATCTCCACGACCTTATGATGCCGCCCGATGCCGCTATCGCCCAT of Chloroflexota bacterium contains these proteins:
- a CDS encoding acetamidase, producing the protein MQRATKDILYFETGPDNAPTMWVDPGEEFEVETQMNRGPWLDDHPDGERLRELLRGGNPSSGCIYVNGAEPGMALVVHVGEIDVDPIGFTNFRGSTSAMPGWMGDSGIGRHHKVVEIRDGNILWNDTLQIPIAPMLGCVAVAPKHTRWTNAWAGEWGGNFDIQEVTTGASVWLPVNVPGALLHVGDMHARQGDGEICGAGGIETGGRVRLRCELVPLPAAMTWPRITNDTHIMTTAMARPAEDAFRMALSEMILWLQHDYGFTRGEAYLFLGQVLEARCTQFVNPTFSYIAKVNREYLPS
- a CDS encoding NIPSNAP family protein, translating into MIYDMRIYDLQPGSVPQYMKAVEEVAIKIRDDYGVKLAGWYYTDIGPLNRIVHIWAYEDYTHFEKARDQVRSDPRWEGEYMPRVRGLAIRQQDMMMQGADFFPGPQ